A window of the Verrucomicrobiota bacterium genome harbors these coding sequences:
- a CDS encoding conjugal transfer protein TrbF: MKDERTNETSVRGNGETPYLDARKILRDENARARAGERAWQLVACGALLIALAAVGGIAWIGSQSKVVPYVVVTDRLATLLAFGPADKAASPERGAVRAWVLNFIHWTRTVTPDAALQWDFVHGAYSMVKGKDPAYQELVGGWYEASKASRPNVRAEKVIVHVESPFALPVSADTWQVTWTEQEEDRDGRLIRRFPMRAIVTVYAAPPDNATPEAMRFNPFGVYVKTFTWSQTPQ; the protein is encoded by the coding sequence TTGAAAGACGAACGAACTAACGAAACCTCCGTAAGGGGCAACGGTGAAACGCCCTACCTCGATGCGCGCAAGATCCTGCGCGACGAGAATGCCCGCGCCCGCGCGGGCGAGCGCGCTTGGCAACTGGTGGCGTGCGGCGCCCTGTTGATCGCCCTGGCGGCGGTGGGCGGCATTGCCTGGATCGGCAGCCAATCGAAGGTTGTGCCCTACGTGGTTGTAACCGATCGCCTTGCCACCCTGTTGGCATTCGGTCCTGCCGATAAGGCCGCATCCCCCGAGAGGGGGGCCGTGCGCGCCTGGGTCTTAAACTTCATCCATTGGACCCGCACCGTGACGCCGGACGCGGCCCTGCAGTGGGATTTTGTCCACGGGGCGTACTCGATGGTTAAGGGTAAAGATCCGGCCTATCAAGAGCTGGTCGGCGGTTGGTACGAGGCCAGCAAGGCTTCGCGGCCGAACGTCCGCGCCGAGAAGGTGATCGTCCACGTGGAGAGCCCTTTCGCGTTGCCGGTGTCCGCGGACACCTGGCAGGTAACGTGGACGGAACAGGAGGAGGACCGCGACGGGCGCCTGATCCGGCGGTTCCCCATGCGGGCGATCGTTACCGTCTACGCGGCGCCTCCGGATAATGCCACCCCGGAGGCGATGCGGTTCAACCCGTTTGGCGTCTACGTCAAAACGTTTACCTGGTCCCAAACGCCCCAATAA
- a CDS encoding conjugal transfer protein TrbE (type IV secretion system ATPase VirB4 family) has protein sequence MNPLIPVLFALVGLAFLALLLCRTLELNRSVSLRRHRSTVAGLCDLINYAAVAADGVVIGKSGCLIAGWRYHAPDNASSTYEERNALAARLNHALAGMMGSGWCWHVDAIRRPAAGYPSPERSHFPDPVTEAIDQERRRFFGALGNLYETELVLTVTYQPPAKVVRRLAEWMYDDDRPKADAEQEAEDVLARFCRDVDALEDRLSSVFRLERLKARTEVEEDGEPVVYDDLLAHLQRCLTGLNHPIRLPRTPVLLDALLGGQDLWGDIVPQVGLHYVQCVSIDGFPSESYPGILTALSELSIGYRWNTRFLFLDRSAADSHLEKVRRKWDQLVVPFLAKILRYATRNLNRNAAAMAEEAHQAKAIVDSQEVVGGYYTANVVLMHEDRGALDEAARAVYRAIHNLGFSARIEAVNNLDAFFGTLPGHVEENERRPLLHSLNLAHLLPVAGVWTGQESCPCPFYPPNSPPLLHGVTSGDTPFRLNLHVGDVAAAFIAGSMGTGKSTLLATLGAQLRRYRNMSLFCFDKGMSMYTLCKAAGGQHYHVAGDDARLAFCPLQHLGTDTDRAWAVDWIEKIVNLNNENDPVTPKERNEIARSIESMHRNGHRTLSNFVLTVQVERIRETLREYTIEGSFGRVFDAEEDGLQGLGNYVCFEVEELMGLAPKYSLPILWYLFRRIERSLKGQPAAIIMDEAWLLLDHPLFREKVREWLKTKRKQNCAVVMATQSLTDIPESLLSVINQECLTKIFLPNANALQEDQAALYRRFGLNDRQIELLAGSRPKRDYYYTSPSGRRLFSLELGPLALAFVALSDKETVAEVQRLERAFGNGWVEEWLSRRELSLADYLPEESETNQEKVAA, from the coding sequence ATGAACCCTTTGATTCCCGTCCTTTTTGCCCTCGTCGGCTTGGCCTTCCTGGCGCTGCTGCTCTGCCGCACCTTGGAGCTTAACCGGTCGGTGTCTTTGAGACGCCACCGATCCACGGTGGCGGGCCTTTGCGACCTGATCAATTACGCCGCGGTGGCGGCCGATGGCGTGGTCATTGGTAAGAGCGGCTGCTTGATTGCCGGGTGGCGTTACCACGCGCCCGACAATGCCAGCAGCACGTACGAGGAACGCAACGCCCTGGCCGCGCGCCTCAACCACGCCTTGGCGGGCATGATGGGCTCCGGTTGGTGTTGGCACGTCGACGCGATCCGCCGGCCCGCTGCCGGTTACCCGTCGCCCGAACGGTCCCATTTTCCGGACCCGGTTACGGAGGCCATTGACCAGGAGCGCCGTCGGTTCTTCGGGGCTTTGGGCAACCTGTACGAAACCGAACTCGTCCTGACGGTGACGTATCAGCCACCGGCGAAGGTCGTCCGTCGCCTGGCCGAGTGGATGTATGACGATGACCGGCCCAAAGCCGACGCCGAGCAAGAAGCCGAGGATGTCCTGGCCCGATTCTGTCGGGACGTCGATGCGCTCGAAGATCGGCTCTCGTCGGTGTTCCGCCTGGAGCGGCTCAAGGCACGAACCGAAGTTGAGGAGGACGGCGAACCGGTCGTCTACGACGACCTTTTGGCGCACTTGCAGCGGTGCCTGACCGGATTGAACCACCCGATCCGTCTGCCGCGAACCCCGGTCCTGTTGGACGCGCTGCTCGGCGGCCAGGACCTCTGGGGCGACATCGTGCCCCAGGTCGGGCTCCATTACGTCCAGTGCGTATCCATCGACGGCTTTCCCTCCGAGTCTTACCCCGGCATCCTGACCGCGCTCTCGGAGTTGTCGATCGGCTACCGGTGGAACACCCGGTTTCTTTTTCTGGACCGGAGCGCCGCCGACAGCCACCTCGAGAAGGTCCGCCGAAAATGGGACCAGCTGGTGGTGCCGTTCCTGGCCAAGATCCTGCGGTACGCCACGCGTAACCTGAACCGAAATGCCGCGGCGATGGCCGAGGAGGCGCACCAGGCCAAGGCCATCGTCGATTCTCAGGAGGTGGTTGGGGGCTATTACACCGCCAACGTGGTGCTGATGCACGAGGACCGCGGGGCTTTGGACGAGGCGGCGCGGGCCGTCTACCGGGCGATCCATAACTTGGGGTTCTCGGCCCGGATTGAGGCCGTGAATAACTTAGATGCTTTCTTCGGCACCCTGCCGGGCCACGTTGAAGAAAACGAGCGCCGGCCGCTCCTGCACTCGCTCAACCTTGCGCACCTGCTGCCGGTGGCGGGCGTCTGGACCGGGCAGGAAAGCTGCCCGTGCCCGTTCTACCCGCCCAATAGCCCGCCGCTCTTGCACGGGGTCACCAGCGGCGATACCCCTTTTCGGCTCAACCTGCACGTCGGCGACGTGGCGGCCGCGTTCATTGCCGGGTCGATGGGTACCGGTAAGAGCACGCTGCTGGCAACGTTGGGGGCGCAGCTTCGTAGGTACCGAAACATGTCCCTTTTCTGTTTCGATAAGGGGATGTCGATGTACACCTTGTGTAAGGCAGCCGGCGGCCAGCATTACCACGTCGCAGGTGACGACGCCCGGTTGGCGTTTTGCCCCTTGCAGCATCTCGGGACGGACACCGACCGGGCCTGGGCGGTCGATTGGATCGAGAAGATCGTTAACCTGAACAACGAGAACGATCCGGTCACGCCTAAGGAGCGCAACGAGATTGCCCGCTCCATTGAGAGCATGCACCGCAATGGGCACCGAACCCTCTCGAATTTCGTGTTGACGGTTCAGGTCGAACGGATTCGAGAGACCCTGAGAGAGTACACCATCGAAGGCAGTTTTGGACGGGTCTTCGACGCTGAGGAAGATGGGCTTCAGGGCTTGGGCAACTACGTTTGCTTTGAAGTCGAGGAATTGATGGGCCTCGCCCCCAAATACTCGTTACCGATCCTCTGGTACTTGTTTCGGCGCATTGAGCGGTCGTTGAAAGGCCAGCCGGCGGCCATCATCATGGACGAAGCCTGGCTCTTGCTCGACCACCCCCTGTTTAGGGAGAAGGTTCGCGAGTGGCTCAAGACCAAGCGAAAGCAGAACTGCGCAGTCGTTATGGCGACGCAAAGCCTCACCGACATCCCGGAGAGCTTGCTTTCCGTTATTAACCAGGAGTGCCTGACCAAAATTTTTCTCCCCAACGCGAATGCCCTCCAGGAGGATCAGGCCGCCCTCTACCGTCGCTTCGGGCTTAATGACCGGCAGATCGAGCTGCTGGCTGGTTCCAGGCCAAAGCGGGATTACTACTACACCAGCCCCTCCGGACGGCGGCTCTTCAGCCTGGAGCTTGGCCCGTTGGCGCTCGCCTTTGTGGCCCTAAGCGACAAGGAAACCGTTGCGGAAGTGCAGCGCCTGGAACGCGCGTTTGGCAATGGCTGGGTGGAGGAATGGCTTTCCCGGCGGGAGCTGTCGCTAGCCGACTACCTTCCGGAAGAATCGGAAACTAACCAAGAAAAGGTTGCCGCTTGA
- a CDS encoding VirB3 family type IV secretion system protein, translating into MLKRVPIHRVGSRPILFLGADRTLVMMLLIGCVTLVMSWHPAAMLAACVAFPLGLFFLRQMTKADPLLWKVCRNYWRYNQTFGRYQRYYPARSTPFRKDLSGPTSAYRRKFIKTLFT; encoded by the coding sequence ATGTTGAAACGGGTTCCTATTCACCGGGTCGGTAGTCGCCCGATCCTATTCCTTGGCGCGGACCGCACCCTGGTCATGATGCTCCTGATCGGGTGCGTGACGCTGGTGATGAGTTGGCACCCAGCGGCCATGCTGGCGGCTTGCGTGGCCTTTCCCCTCGGGCTGTTTTTCCTCCGTCAGATGACCAAAGCGGACCCGCTCCTTTGGAAAGTGTGCCGGAATTACTGGCGTTATAACCAGACTTTTGGGCGGTACCAACGTTACTACCCGGCTCGCTCGACGCCGTTTCGAAAGGACTTGAGCGGCCCGACCTCGGCCTACCGCCGGAAGTTTATCAAAACCCTCTTCACATAA